The DNA sequence gtagcaccttagggagtATTTGCATCCACAGCTCCACCTGCCTTGGCCTGTGTTCCCTCCCGGGGAACATGGCCCCTAGActtgaaaagggttccccaggCCTGCTGCAGAACACTTTGGGAACTCTTAAGCCCTGTTCTTCCCTCTTAGACCTGCTTTTTTAACTGGGTCCCTCTCTTGCCTTGTAGTCGCTGCACAGCATCATCCAAGCTTCCAAGGAGGATCTGTCCCTGTGCCCAGGGATCGGGCCCCAAAAGGTACAGCTGTCCAATGCACAAATAGTTTGATTGTTGTCAGCTTGTGGGAGGTCAAGGCCTGCCACATCGTCGTATTCAGGTACTCTGCAAGGtaaaaaggtaatggacccctggacggttaagtccagtcaaaggcgactatggggttgcggcgctcatctcgctttgaggccaagggagccggcgtttgtccacagacagctttccaggccatgtggccagcaggactaaaccgcttcaggagcaaaggaacactgtgatggaaaccagagcgcacggaaacgcggctggcgctgtggtctaaaccaccgagcctcttgggcttgccgactgcaaggtcggcagttcaaatctccaTAACGGttgtgagctcccgttactctgtcccagcttctgccaacctagcagttcgaaagcacaccagtgcaagtagataaataggtaccgctccagcgggaaggcgtttccgtgcactctggtttccgtcaccgtgttccattgcaccaaaagcggtttagtcatgctggctccctcggcctgaaagcgagatgagtgccgcaaccccatagtcgcctttgactggacttaaccgcccagggggtcctttacctttttttacctttactttgcAAGGTCTCCCAGGAACTACTTTTGAGGCCTCAATCTTCTCACCCTCAGGACTGAAGGGGGAGAAAGTGCGAAACGGCTGGATTTGCAGCCTAAGCGGCATTTCCCGTGGGCCCTATCAAAAGTGACTTTTAAGATGGGAAGGGAGTCGGGCATTTCATTGCGGGAAACTAAATGTGCAGTGACTGGgaggctgctactgctgctgaacAGGTAGCACTGCagaagcagcaaaacaaagcaggtaataagagttacaggtaggtagccgtgttggtctgccatagtaaaaaaaaaattaaaaaaaaaattccttccagtagcaccttaagagaccaactaagtttgttcttggtatgagctttcgtgtgcatgcacacttcttcagatgcactgaaacagaagtcaccagaagtTACCcatcacccatttccaccacccttctgagtaatacccctcctcactctctcactatatataagggtctggtgacttccgtttcagtgtatctggagaaatgtgcatgcacacgaaagctcataccaagaacaaacttagttggtctctaaggtgctactggaaggaatttttttattttttattttgttcaggtaATAAGAGGCATCTCAGGGCGCGAGCAGCTACGCTGTGGGCCTTATCCTGAAAAGTAAACACCTCAGTCTTCAACGATTCTGAACACAGAGCTGATTTAAGTAGGAGCAGAAGAAGCTGCCTGATACCACAATAGACTGTCTAACTGGCAgcaagctctccagggtttcaggcatccGTACTGTTGGGGACTGTGCGCAGGACTCTCTGCCCCTGTGCTGCGATGGCCCCTCCCCAAATGCTTTGGGGATCTCACAGGGTTGGGAATGCTTTGGGGAAGAGGGTGACAGAGAGAGCCTCCTTTTCCATTCACAGGTCCCCGCAGAGCAGGACCCATGGAAATCCCCACAACCACCTCTCCCTCCTACGCACACTGAACATTTGTGTCCCCAATTTTCACCGGCACCCCTTTTCTTCCAGGCCAGGAGGCTCTTTGACGTCCTGCACCAGCCGTTCCTCAAAGCTCCCAAGTGAGCAGGGGCCTCCGTGACGTGAAGACCAGGAGCACGTTGTCTGCAAGTCTGTTGGCCGATggcccgcccccccaaaaaactttccaACTCAAAAACTCCGCTGCCTGCAGAGCCTTGAGGAAGCCCGGCACAGCAGCACAAACCTCCTGGAAGGGGAACAAAACCTTTTATTTTTCTAGCAGCCaaaaatatttctcttcttccccacccactttgCAATAAAACACCGCTGTGTggcaaacactcccccccccccaagattctcCCTTATTCTTCTTGGGCAGAGGGAGCggctctgctgaaaaagtttggttCCTGCTTCACAGCTCCTAGGTTCTTATCTAATCCAGAGACAGAAAATGAGCAAGGATCTGAGCAGCTGcgcccccaccccaaccaaaCCAGGGACCCCTTCACATCTCCGTCGCCTGCAGCAACTGGACAAGCTGCGTAGAGTtcgtggaggggagggggacattGTTCTCAGAAAAGGCAGGAGTTTTtgtccgtccccgtcccccccaaggTATCCCAGACCTCAGCTGGGGTGCAGCTTTTCATTCTTGCTCGCTCATCGGCTCCTCCTTGactggctcctcctccctcttctgcttcttctttttcttcttgtgcTTCTTCTGGCTGAGCTCCTCCGCTCTGAGCTCAGAGGACTCCCCCTGccactgcccccctcctcctcctccgggtgGCTCGGAGGGGGCTTCCAGCTCACGCCAACCCCCCAGCTCCTGCTTCACAGAGCCGGGCTCCAGCGACACCGTCCCCCGTCCCTCCTcggctttctccctcttcttctttttcttcttggggGGCCCCAACTCAGGCTCCTCTTTGACTTGTGCCAGGCAGGCCTGGGGGCTGCCCCCCAGGCTGCTCGGCTCCATCCCCGGCTCGGTCTTGAGGCAGGCAGGGCCCAACAAGGCAGCTGCCTCCTCTTCATGCTTCCGTTTCTTCTTATGCTTGTGTGGAGCCTTGCCCCCTGCCTCGGGGCTGCCGTTACCCCCCGTGTGGGAACCGGGCTCAGCCTCGGAGGTTGCCACCaccatctcttcctcctcttctttcctcttctccttcttcctcttcttcctcctgcgtccctcctccccagctccttCCTCAGGGGCTACCTCCACCTGCGCCACCAGCCCTTCAGAAATTTCCTCCGGACCTCCACTCTCCCGGGACTCCTCTTGCTTCACCAGGGGGTGTTCCTGGGGGTCGCCCGCCCTCTCGAGGGTCcgcttctttttcctcttcttccgGGGGGGCTCCTCGGCGGCTTCCTGCATGGGAGGGGGCCGCTTCGGACAGCCCCCAAAAGGCAGGAAGCGCTGCTTGAGTCCTTTGGGGATCTGGGGGGCCGGTCTGGCTGCCACGGGGAAGAGGGGCTGGTTGGCACTGGGGTCCCCATACCTCTCACAAAAAGTCAGGGAGCTGCTGAAAGGGGGTGCACAGGTGAGGAGGTCCAGGCGTCCCGACGGGACGAGCAGGCGGGCGCTGCTGCCCCGTTCCCCTGGAGTCGCTTGGACGTGGTAGACCTTCTGGGTCCCGTCCGACTGCGGCGCCTTCAGAATCTGGAAGCCCACGAGGGGCACGGCGTGGCCTTCGAGGCTGGGGCGGGCAGGAACCAAGGAACATGTTGAGAGAGTTAGCAGTGGAAAAGAACACAGACGCATTTCCACACAGAAGCAGAgcttttaaagcttttaaaaggTATTATTTTACAGGATGTTGGTTGTACAAGCAAGATGCTGTATTTGCAGAACCTGGGAACAACCAGACCTGACCCTGCACACTCGTTCGCAGACTTTTCCCCACGGAAAAGAACGATTGGGGGGtactgctggttttgacctacaaaggtGCACACAGCTCGGGACCCcaatgcctcaaggaccgcctctccccatgtgAACCAGCCTGGACCCCGCAATCATCATTCAAGGCCTTTCTTTGTGTTCCCCCTCGATGAAAGGTCCACAGGGTGGagacacgagaacagggccttttcagtggtggcccctcaCAGGATGCTCCCCTGGCATCGTCACTCCATATCTTCtgtcaccaggcaaaaacattcctttttaaccaggcctttgacttttAAGTCTCTATGGTCTTTTTGCATGGATGGGACGttttagtgtaaaaataaatacagtcaaaccttggttcctgaacagcgtagttgccgaacaaattggctcctgaacgccttaagtgtttctgtttgcaaacgttttttggaaggttttcaaatggttttgggacttccagaacagattaagttcgagaaccaaggtaccactgtaaataaattacattgttttcttttagattttttttttaaaaggttggttTTAAGGTACATTATGTGATTGCTTAAAACATTGCAAGTCGCTTTTGAGCGGCAAAAAAGGTGACTAATAAACgtaattaacaacaataatacccCCGTCTTAaggcagctttctccaacctggtgcccaggaCTACAACCCCCCTCAGCTCAAACCAGTGTGGCCCTGTGAcgccgaggctgatgggagttgtagtccaacacgcCTGCA is a window from the Lacerta agilis isolate rLacAgi1 chromosome 8, rLacAgi1.pri, whole genome shotgun sequence genome containing:
- the CD3EAP gene encoding DNA-directed RNA polymerase I subunit RPA34, which translates into the protein MEVRGGGGRSGTPEGPLRFECPEEYAASPFAPGPPLSPESLRSPSKQLVLIRAPANFSPESLEGHAVPLVGFQILKAPQSDGTQKVYHVQATPGERGSSARLLVPSGRLDLLTCAPPFSSSLTFCERYGDPSANQPLFPVAARPAPQIPKGLKQRFLPFGGCPKRPPPMQEAAEEPPRKKRKKKRTLERAGDPQEHPLVKQEESRESGGPEEISEGLVAQVEVAPEEGAGEEGRRRKKRKKEKRKEEEEEMVVATSEAEPGSHTGGNGSPEAGGKAPHKHKKKRKHEEEAAALLGPACLKTEPGMEPSSLGGSPQACLAQVKEEPELGPPKKKKKKREKAEEGRGTVSLEPGSVKQELGGWRELEAPSEPPGGGGGGQWQGESSELRAEELSQKKHKKKKKKQKREEEPVKEEPMSEQE